cattctctctttttcagaaacTTGCTATACATTTACTGTCATTCCCAAGATGCTGGTAAAtctaataacagaaaaaaagtccaTTTCTTTCACTGGATGTGCTGctcagatgtttttcttcattggCTTTGCAGGCACTAACTGTATACTTCTAACAGCAATGGGGTATGACCGATGTGTGGCTATATGTAAACCTTTACATTACAGAGTCCTCATGAACAACACAGTCTGTAGTCAGCTAGTGGCCTTTGCAGTGATGACTGGCTTTACCTTGTCCCTGATAAATACCTACATTATATTCACATTGCCTTTCTgtggagagaaggaaattaatCACTACTTCTGTGACATGCGTCCTGTCATTCAGGCAGCTTGCACACAGAATAATGAAACTGAGatagtaatttttattatttgtattgtgGTTCTGTGTGTCCCATTCTTATTGATTATTCTCTCGTACATTTTGATCTTCAACACCATCCTCAAGATCCCCTCTACTGAGGGGAAACGTAAAGCCTTTTCCACTTGTGCCTCCCATCTCACTGTGGTTGTGGTGCACTTTGGGTGTGCCTCCATCACCTATTTAAGGCCCAAATCCGCCTATTCCCTAGAGGAGGACACTCTGATTTCTGTCACTTACACTGTGGTGACTCCCTTGCTGAACCCTGTGGTttatagcctgaggaacaaggatGTGCAGTTGGCCCTTCGGAAAAGCCTGGGACGAAAACTGTGCACATGGATGACGTAAAGGAAGCTCCTTGAAGCTCTGGTGTGAATGGGCTCCACCCTTAGGTAGATGGTATTTTTTGTACTTTGGCATTGAAAAAGCAGGGTACAATTCCATTTGGAATAATGCTGGATGTCAACCTGGATAATCCTATAATAATCGGTAATAGGAGAAATTGCATTGCTAAAAGCTGACCTGCAGCCACCACTCGCTGTCAGCTACATTACTTACTGTTTTGGGCTGGTAAGGGAGATGAAAAGACCATTGTGATGTACTGAAGAGTAAAGGATTAGCATGGTACCTACACCATTTGGATAATTGCGTCTGTAAGAGAGCTTCACTGCCTTTGTTATCCTTTCTTATCCCCATGCTGGCTTTCACTTCAGAGCCAGAGATAATTTCTGCACACACAGACTCATAGAAGAAGTTAGACTGGAAGGGGTCACCTGGGAGACACCTGGCCCAGCATCCCATTTCTGAAGCAGGGTACATCCTGACGCACGCTCCTTCGCACGACTGCATCGTTCTTGCCCGGCCCTGAGACCACCAGTGTGGTCCTAGAGAACTTTACTCAGTTCCTCATTTCATACCACCCTGTGGAGGGAAGAAGAATGGTCTTGTCCTTACGACCCAGGTGGGTGGAGTGCCTTCAATGAAGTACAAGTCTCCTTCAGCCCAGCTGATGATGGCCTCTCCTCAGGGAACAAAGTTCCTGGAGTTCCGTCAGACATATGGCACAGCGTGCCCCCGGACCCTGAGTTGGTGGCCGTTAGCTCCGTGTCCATTTATGCTCCATTCAAACTGAGGCTCTCGGAGAGCACAGGTGGGCCTGTGACCCTTCTCCTCTTGGCCGCTTGGTGGGAGATTGAGGAACGCCTTGTTCATCTGGAGCGCACCGGTTCTCTGAACACAGGGAAACAGACTGGCTGTCTTACACCTTTCCACGCTATGTCAGTAGGTCACAGTCAATAAACCTGAAGCACGGCCAGAGAAAAGGACAACAGTGACTTGGTCTTGCTATTGTGACTTGCGCCCGTTGTCTTGGTGGGAGAGAGACAAAGCTGTTGTTAAGTCCAGCCAGGGAGTTGATCGGTCTCTGATTCTGCTCTATCAGAAACCATCTGCCCTAGTTACGCCACCCAGCAAAACACCGTCCTACCTCATGGCTGGGCTGGCTGCGCACACCCGTATTAGAGTTTGAGGGAGCAGTAGTGTATATCTCAATGATGGGGATCCAACATCTTGCTCAGGGGCTGGGTCGTCTTCTGCTCATGCCCGAGGCTTATTTCCACTTCCCTCCCTCAAGCCCCTCCTCCCCGGTCACATTCAGCAAGATTAGAAGCAAACACCGAGTCACTCGGCGCCCGTGTGAGTACCTCTTTCCCACCTGAGAATGGTGCTGTTTGAACCTCATGTTCTCCCGATTCCGCCACACACACAATCTAAGCCCTGCTAAAATTACCTTCTTTCTAACCACATCGCAAACCACGTTAGAATAACTTGCTCAGAGCACACACTTTTGCTAACTGCTCCAAGCATGCCTCAAGATTTTCCCCGTTCCTTTCCAAAGACTGCTGCACAATCCAGCCCTGACTCAttaggacagggacagggatcaCTACGAGGAAGTTTATCTTTAAccacattttgcttttgaaactACCTGTGAGCTTAAGCCCTCCTGAGCTTAGGTCCTTGACAATATGTCTCCCTTTGGCCAGAAAATGTGAGCCTGTACTCCACCTCACTGTTATGATGCCCTGGACTCCCTATGGCTGCCCCAGGCCAAGCCACGAGATGTGGGTGCCTTTCTTTCCAGACCTTCCTTCAAACCACAGGGCATGATTGCCATCACAGGCCAGGACTGCAGGAGCTTCACCTTTCACAGTTCAACAAAGGCCGGGTCCAAAGGGCATCTAAGCATCTAAATTGCAGCTAATTTTTGGTATGCTGCGCAATCAGGGGCTTTTTCCCCATCTCCACCTCCCACAGGAGGTGGCTGAACCTGAGCTAAGTAAAGGGTGAAATCCCAACTTTTATTGACAGCGATCGGGCGACAAatgctacagcagcagcagcggctgtGCCTGACCTGCCATGCAGGCAATACGCTGCCAGAGCCTGAACTGAGCACGGTTCAGGTTCACACAGCCCTGCTCAGTACTTTGGGTAACGGAGCCAGCGGGCCGAGGCTCTGCCTGCCCGGACGGCACAGGGGAGGGTCCCGTGGTGCCGCGAGAGGAGCCGCACGAGGCGTCATTAAGGTGTCAGCGTTTCAATGATAACAAGTCTGGTGGGGCTCCTGCACGTGGCACGGGTGATTCCCAGTGCCGCAGTTGTGCTGCAACACAGGCCACAGCGGGGGTTGTTAAAAGTTAAGACTTCGTGTTTTGCAAAGCATTTCATGTCTGCTGGCGATGATGTTAGGGGCTGGCCGCACAGGGCCGCCAGACAGTGCTTGGTGAAGCCCCCGGGGCTGTGAGCAAAGCCAACGCAACAACAGACAGTTCCTCCCCCAAGACAAGGACAGATGATgacctctgctcctctgccttcATTGCCACGGGCGGCCAACACCACCCGGTCTGCAGCTCCCCCTTTCTGCCACAGCCCGAGGGTCTCTCGGCACGGCCGCTGCAAGCATGGCAACGCAGGCATGGCAGACGTGGTGGGGGAAGAAGGCTCCGGGCTGCAGCTGTGTCTCCCACGTGCCTACCGACCCTGTCCACTCTCATGTCCGTAATACATATAACCCTTCTGCTGTTTGCCGGCACGCGCACCAATGCACCTACACGTTGATTTTAATGGCAGCTTGCCAGGAATAAAAGCTCAGCTTGCGCTGGTGTTGTGCTGAATCTGAACATTTGTTACTGTGGTTGGGATTGCTAAACTGTGATCAGACTCCAGACACAAGGGTCCCCCTTTCGGAAAGACTGCCCCGTTTCATTTCTTTATGAATGAAAGGTGTAACACAGAGGGCTCTTCCCGGTCACTACCTCGAGCTCTCCCTCTGTCTTGCCCCAGCAAATACAGGACTTGGTGCTCTCCCACTTTCCCCTGTTGGCCGTGATAATTCTCTCTATAGCTCCGGCATCCCCTTTCATCCAAAACATTGCATCTGCAGCCGTGCGCTgacccccttccctctctgcgctcgtttcctttcttcctttgcatccATTTTCTCTCCCTGCACGTGCCTTGAAGGCTCTGAAAATGCCTGATGCCATTTACAGCAGGTCTGAACGTGCCCCCTCtgagcccctctgctctgccaaagCTTGACTGTGCCCACATCCCCCGTTCACGGGCCAGTCCCGCTGTTAAGGTTTCTCCGGCTGTGTCCCACGCAGTGGAAACAGCCCCTCTCGTTTGGAGTCACCTGCTTCCTCCCGTCATGCCCCGGATTGAGAACGAGTGCTGTTCTTCTCAGGTCACGTAGGACGGGGACAAACTTGCGGAGAGGACTGGAAGCCTCTGAGCCAACAGGGCCACTAGCAGAGGGGTTGTAAGCAGCGACAAGGCCCGGACTTTGCAAGTCTCAGAGTCAGCATCtgttctcccctcctccagtCTGGCCCCGTAGCTAGAAAAAATACCTTGCCATTAAATGAATGCGGAATATGGTTCCTTTTATAGGCAGAAATTCTAAGGCAGGTATTTAACACGCCTCAGCATGGGTCAAACTTAAGGATATGCTCTCCCGCATGTCTTTCTCATAGCAGGTTATCTTGCGCCACACACCTCAACCCCAGGAAAGGGGACAACCAAAACACTGGTTATCCTTGGCTTATTTTCAGATTGGTGGGGGGATGgcttttttaaactttgattGCTCCTATACGCTGAAAAAAATTTCAATCTCCTGGTATTGCGGCAGGTGACTTTGTTGCATTTGGAGCACTGATTATTAGTCGGGAATAcctgtttattttataaattccCCATAGTATCCGTATTTATATCAGTATCATTTACATCAGCAACAAGAAGTTTGTGGTGCCACTGAGAGACTTTCCCAGGAGTGTTAGAGATGTGTTTATGTGCTACCTATTGTCTCTGACAAGACAATGGGAGATGGACGTGACTTACCCCTGCTCTCCCCTGGAAACCACTTCTGGAACGTGTTAGTAGAACAAGATTGAAAGAAGAGTGTGTTTCAACCGTTCCCTGAGCCAAAGCGCTTCATGCCCTGCGTTTCTATGAAATCCTGCACCGAGCTGGGTCACCTGTTTGTGGCAGTTTTGAGCGGACTGCATTTGCCTATGGAAACCAGACAACACGCTTGCCTGTGGCACGTGcacccttcctttctcttccctctcctcccatggAGCTCCAGGGAAAACTAACTTCAGCCTAGATGTATGGGATACATACTTAACATCCTGAAGACCTTGCAGTGTGGAAATATCTAGGAAAAGTGGGGGAAAATGAGTAACAGTCTCTGTCAGAAAGtggcttttcctgccttcccagGGTCCCGAGTGGGGACACGTGCGATGGGAAGACGCCGCAGGAGGGCTTGTCCTTGCGTGCTTCACCTGGAAGAAAGGCGGGCAGTGTGCTCAGGCTGGATCTGGAACCTGAGGGTTCTCCGAGAGCCATGGAAAGAAAGGTGTGGAAGACACCAGCTGTCGGGCTCTGCGTGGGCAGGCAGCGGTGGGGATTGGGGTGCTGGCTGTCACGAGCCCAAGTGctttcctgccctccccacccaggAAGGGCAAACGCGGCACTTGCTGTCTCCCCCGTTGTGGGTGTAGGGGTAAGAGCAGCAGTGGATGCTTGAGCAACGGCAAGAAGGGAGTGAAGATTGCTGATCCCGAAACCGAAATGGAaacagtgaggcaggtggccgAAACCCCCGTGATTGAtgccttggaaacaaagtaaTTCAAAAGACTGGCTGCTTGTCAGGAGATGCAGAAATTGTAACAAGGGCTAAACACATAGACAGTATTGCAGCAGGTAGATAACAAGTGAGTAGTAGTATATAAGCTGTGCGGATTGGCAAGAATGAAGATCTTTTGGCTACTTCCACGGAGCATTGCGCTGATTATTTCTGAACAATACGCCACACCCCATATTCTCCCTTGGGATGGCGCAAGAGGAACCTCCAGGGCCCTTACTCTTCTAGAAACATTCACCCGCACCATCCctcacagcctgtgccacccTTTGGGGGGCAgatccctttttcccccctcagctGCTTTCAGACCAAGTGCAAAACTGAGCCGGAGGCAGGTGCTGCCTGTCAGGGCCAGTTGCCCTCCAGGCAGGTTCCTGCCCTCCTTCTCAGCAAGGGCTGCTCTACagcctccctctgcagagccttctctCTGCATCCAGCTGCACGCCTTTGGCCAGCCAGGAGACGCCAGTCCGACACACAGCACAAAAGGCCCATGGCCCGTACGGCATTGCAAAAGCTTTTATTGTGCCCTTAGACCATAGTTCCTGGCACACGTGGTagtccttgccttgccttgctgctgtggggcaggcgcTGCTACCTTCTTCTCACTCGACAGCGGCAGTGGCACGGGCAGGTGCAGCCCTTTGCGTGGGGCGTCTCTTCTTGCTCTTGGTCGTCTTCTTTTTGGAGGGTGAGGCCACGCGCCGGTTTTGGGGGGCAGCCCTGCCGCGGCGCCTGGGCACGCCGCCTCGCAGGAGCTGCTTGAGCACAGAGCTCCCTTGCACCGCCGCCTGCATGTGCGATGGAGAAATGCGCTGCTGCTTGCTCTTCTTGGAAATCTTGCCAGCCGCATCCATGGTCTTGTGCGTCACCCACTGCAGCACCGCAGCCAGATAGACGGGGGCCCTGGCTCCAACGCGCTCAGCAAAGCGGCCTCTGCGCAGCTGCCTGTCTACGCGGCTCACAGGGAAGAGCAGCCCGGCCCGGGAGGACCGGGAGGAGCGGCTCTTTTTGGCCTTTGCTTCTGCGCCTTCGGAGGGGCCCCCAGAACATGCCGCTTCGGGCTCCCTCTCCCGCTCAGGCATCGTGCAGACCTCCTCTTCTCCGGACATGCTGCTGGCAGCTTGCTCCCGCAGGGATCTCCCCGCCGCGccttcccgtgccctgcctgccttgcccgCCTGCCCTTGCTTCCCTTGCTGGCCCTCGCTGCTGGTTCCTGTCTCCGGGCTCGGGTTGCCTGCGCTTGTCCTTGCCGGCCTGGCCAAGCCTTCTCTGTGGCCGAGACACTTTGGCTGAGCCCCTCCGAAGAAGGGCTCGGGCTCAGGCCCTCTCCTGCGCAGGCTCGGGCTTTTGCTCACCCGGGCAGCGGGAGCAAGGGCTCTCCTGGTGGCGGG
This genomic interval from Calonectris borealis chromosome 1, bCalBor7.hap1.2, whole genome shotgun sequence contains the following:
- the LOC142090221 gene encoding uncharacterized protein LOC142090221, which produces GHRGSPFLLVPATRRALAPAARVSKSPSLRRRGPEPEPFFGGAQPKCLGHREGLARPARTSAGNPSPETGTSSEGQQGKQGQAGKAGRAREGAAGRSLREQAASSMSGEEEVCTMPEREREPEAACSGGPSEGAEAKAKKSRSSRSSRAGLLFPVSRVDRQLRRGRFAERVGARAPVYLAAVLQWVTHKTMDAAGKISKKSKQQRISPSHMQAAVQGSSVLKQLLRGGVPRRRGRAAPQNRRVASPSKKKTTKSKKRRPTQRAAPARATAAVE
- the LOC142090166 gene encoding olfactory receptor 10R2-like; its protein translation is MMNETKVMEFVLIGFSDFPDLQIPLFVFFFLTYLVILTGNVLLMTIIRLHRHLHIPMYFFLSILSFSETCYTFTVIPKMLVNLITEKKSISFTGCAAQMFFFIGFAGTNCILLTAMGYDRCVAICKPLHYRVLMNNTVCSQLVAFAVMTGFTLSLINTYIIFTLPFCGEKEINHYFCDMRPVIQAACTQNNETEIVIFIICIVVLCVPFLLIILSYILIFNTILKIPSTEGKRKAFSTCASHLTVVVVHFGCASITYLRPKSAYSLEEDTLISVTYTVVTPLLNPVVYSLRNKDVQLALRKSLGRKLCTWMT